One stretch of Arachis hypogaea cultivar Tifrunner chromosome 20, arahy.Tifrunner.gnm2.J5K5, whole genome shotgun sequence DNA includes these proteins:
- the LOC112786013 gene encoding uncharacterized protein, translated as MLTTQSRQKSYADQRRKPLEFDDGDCIFIKVTPITRVGRAIKAKKLNLRYISLFHIMKRIEPVAYKIALLLHLSNLHDVFHVSQLQKYTHDASHVLELEPIQLKENLTFQVTLVKNDDTSVKRLRKKEVMLIKVAWSQLGIEEHT; from the coding sequence ATGCTCACTACTCAAAGTCGCCAGAAGAgctacgccgatcagaggcggaaacCTTTAGAGTTTGATGACGGGGATTGCATTTTTATTAAGGTTACTCCGATAACCAGAGTGGGTCGAGCCATTAAAGCGAAGAAACTGAATCTTCGTTACATCAGTCTGTTTCATATTATGAAGAGAATTGAGCCGGTAGCCTATAAAATTGCATTACTGCtgcatctttcgaacctgcacgatgtaTTTCATGTGTCACAACTTCAAAAATACACTcatgatgctagccatgtgttagaactcGAACCTATCCAGTTGAAAGAAAATCTAACATTTCAAGTGACTCTAGTCAAGAATGATGATACCAGTGTTAAACGGTTGCGTAAAAAAGAAGTTATGTTAATCAAAGTTGCTTGGAGTCAACTTGGTATAGAGGAGCATACATGA